A DNA window from Arachis duranensis cultivar V14167 chromosome 3, aradu.V14167.gnm2.J7QH, whole genome shotgun sequence contains the following coding sequences:
- the LOC107481257 gene encoding homeobox-leucine zipper protein HAT5: MEEAINQLYAPHLRQHNQTLFHPSQPSFQGSKSVVNFESVSVSGSGPLLLEDNTFGVDDEDYDCCLQQQGSSYKKKRLRSDQVEFLEKSFEVDNKLEPERKFQLAKQIGLHPRQVAIWFQNRRARFKTKRIEKDFAALKQSFDTLQQQYDLLLRDNLNLQQQVDSLKKRVIPREEGLDDGVNSKHIIEEVGVNMISKVEDATTTTNSSKSDVLDSDSPNYTDGNHSSSPHHDFSSHHQQHNNNKNLLKTLSFLPKIEDDDDHDNTCNFGLPVVDEDQAFDFWSY, translated from the exons ATGGAAGAGGCTATCAACCAACTCTATGCTCCTCATCTCCGCCAACATAATCAAACCCTTTTTCACCCCTCTCAACCTTCTTTCCAAG GATCAAAATCAGTGGTGAACTTCGAGAGTGTTAGTGTTAGTGGCAGCGGGCCCTTGTTATTGGAAGACAACACTTTTGGCGTTGATGATGAAGACTATGACTGTTGCTTGCAGCAACAAGGTAGCAGTTACAAGAAGAAGAGGCTGAGAAGCGACCAAGTTGAGTTTCTGGAGAAGAGTTTCGAGGTGGACAACAAGCTTGAACCCGAAAGAAAGTTCCAACTCGCAAAACAGATTGGCTTGCATCCAAGGCAAGTTGCCATATGGTTCCAGAATCGAAGAGCAAGGTTCAAGACCAAACGAATTGAGAAAGATTTTGCTGCATTGAAACAAAGCTTTGATACCCTTCAACAACAATATGACCTTCTCCTTCGTGACAATCTCAACTTACAACAGCAG GTTGATTCATTGAAGAAGAGAGTAATTCCGAGAGAAGAAGGTTTGGATGATGGTGTGAATTCAAAGCATATAATAGAGGAGGTGGGTGTGAATATGATATCCAAAGTGGAAGATGCCACAACCACCACCAATTCATCAAAAAGCGATGTGCTTGATTCTGATAGCCCAAACTACACTGATGGAAACCATTCCTCCTCACCTCATCATGATTTCTCTtctcatcatcaacaacataATAACAATAAGAACCTCTTGAAAACCCTCTCTTTCTTACCAAAgattgaagatgatgatgatcatgacAACACTTGCAATTTTGGGCTCCCTGTtgttgatgaagatcaagcctTTGATTTTTGGTCTTACTGA
- the LOC107481256 gene encoding putative pentatricopeptide repeat-containing protein At5g40405, with product MNIIESVTNIAKHPTISLIKRSTTVKELKQIHAQLLLNGTLNIPHFHAQFLATIALHNPINLPYTTTTHLLRHPHNHPNLFALNSIIRAYSKGPTPHHSFHFYNHHILRNNLSPDNYTFNFMIRTCAQLLAHDSGTCLHAAVIKHGFDNDPHVQTGLIFMYAELGCLGSCYGVFRHVFRPDLVCQTAMLHASAKLGDVDFARKMFDEMPRRDYIAWNAMIAGYAQCGRSREALELFRAMQVEGVRLNEVSIVLVLSACTQLGALDQGRWAHAYVERSKLRITVSLGTALVDMYAKCGDIDKAMEVFWEMKERNVYTWSSAIGGLAMNGLGHESLHLFSIMKKDGLVQPNEVTFISVLRGCSVVGLVEEGRRHLESMRCLYGIEPQLEHYGLMVDLYGRSGLLNEALEFINTMPMKPHVGAWSALLHACRMHRNKEIGELALNKILELECKNDGAYVLLSNIYADYKNWESVISLRQKMKAKGVTKLPGCSVIEVDGEAHEFIVGDKSHPRYDEIELKVEEVSRCLRNAGYVTNTNSVLFDIEEEEKEVAVSRHSERLAIAFGLISLKEGIPIRVVMNLRICWDCHEVAKMISKLFYREIIVRDRNRFHHFEDGQCSCKGYW from the coding sequence ATGAACATTATTGAGAGTGTAACAAACATTGCAAAGCACCCAACAATCTCACTCATAAAACGAAGCACCACCGTGAAAGAACTCAAACAAATTCACGCACAGTTACTCCTCAACGGCACACTCAACATCCCACACTTCCACGCCCAGTTCCTCGCCACCATTGCCCTCCACAACCCAATTAACCTCCCTTACACCACCACCACCCACCTCCTCCGCCACCCTCACAACCACCCCAACCTCTTCGCCCTCAACTCCATCATCAGGGCATATTCCAAGGGCCCCACACCACACCACAGTTTCCATTTCTATAACCACCACATCCTCCGCAACAACCTCTCCCCCGACAACTACACTTTCAACTTCATGATCCGCACGTGCGCACAGCTACTTGCTCATGACTCTGGCACGTGCCTTCATGCTGCTGTTATAAAACACGGCTTCGACAATGACCCGCACGTGCAAACCGGGTTGATCTTCATGTACGCTGAATTGGGGTGTCTTGGCTCTTGCTATGGAGTTTTTAGACATGTTTTCAGGCCTGATTTGGTTTGCCAAACTGCAATGCTTCATGCTTCTGCGAAACTTGGGGACGTTGACTTTGCACGGaagatgtttgatgaaatgcctcGGAGAGATTACATTGCTTGGAACGCCATGATTGCAGGGTATGCGCAATGTGGTAGGTCGAGAGAGGCGTTGGAGTTGTTCCGGGCGATGCAAGTGGAGGGTGTGAGGCTCAATGAGGTGTCCATAGTTTTGGTGTTGAGTGCTTGCACCCAATTGGGGGCATTGGATCAGGGAAGATGGGCACATGCGTATGTTGAGAGGAGCAAGCTTAGGATCACGGTGTCGCTTGGGACTGCACTTGTTGACATGTATGCGAAATGTGGAGACATTGATAAGGCCATGGAAGTGTTTTGGGAAATGAAGGAGAGGAATGTTTACACTTGGAGCAGTGCCATTGGTGGGTTAGCCATGAATGGACTTGGCCATGAGAGTCTTCATCTTTTCTCCATCATGAAAAAAGATGGCCTAGTTCAGCCAAATGAAGTTACCTTCATTTCGGTGTTAAGAGGTTGCTCTGTGGTTGGATTGGTGGAGGAAGGGCGGAGACATTTGGAGTCGATGAGGTGTTTGTACGGAATTGAGCCTCAGCTTGAACATTATGGCTTGATGGTTGATTTGTACGGTCGATCAGGGCTACTCAATGAAGCTCTAGAATTCATCAATACCATGCCTATGAAGCCTCATGTAGGAGCGTGGAGCGCGTTGCTCCACGCTTGTAGAATGCACAGGAACAAGGAGATTGGTGAGCTTGCATTGAACAAGATTTTGGAACTGGAGTGCAAGAATGATGGTGCATATGTCcttttatcaaatatatatgCTGATTACAAGAATTGGGAAAGTGTTATTAGTTTGAGGCAGAAAATGAAGGCCAAAGGTGTAACTAAGCTACCTGGTTGTAGTGTCATAGAGGTTGATGGTGAGGCTCATGAGTTCATTGTTGGGGACAAGTCTCACCCCAGATATGATGAGATAGAATTGAAGGTAGAAGAGGTTTCTAGGTGTCTGAGAAATGCAGGGTATGTGACAAACACAAACTCTGTGCTGTTTGatatagaagaagaggagaaagaggttGCTGTGAGTAGGCATAGTGAGAGGTTAGCCATTGCATTTGGGTTGATTAGTTTGAAGGAAGGCATTCCAATTAGGGTGGTTATGAATCTTAGAATTTGTTGGGATTGCCATGAAGTAGCAAAAATGATATCCAAACTTTTTTATAGAGAAATTATTGTGAGGGACAGAAACAGGTTTCATCATTTTGAAGATGGTCAATGCTCTTGTAAGGGGTATTGGTGA